A single genomic interval of Zunongwangia sp. HGR-M22 harbors:
- a CDS encoding 3'-5' exonuclease codes for MELNLTKPICFFDLETTGTNLAKDRIVEIAILKVFPNGNKESRTWLVNPEMEIPKEVIDIHGISNEKVANEPTFKELSKQVYDMIKGCDLGGYNSNRFDIPLLAEELLRADIDFDMKNMLAVDVQTIFHKKEQRTLAAAFKFYCGKDLIDAHSAAADTEATFEVLKSQLDRYDDLENDIKWLSKYSARKTFADFAGFITFNKKGQEVFSFGKYRGKLVEEVLEKEPGYFGWLQNADFPLYTKKVLTAIKLRKLNTKL; via the coding sequence ATGGAATTAAACCTTACAAAACCTATCTGTTTTTTCGACCTAGAAACCACAGGAACGAATTTGGCTAAAGATAGGATTGTAGAAATCGCAATTTTAAAAGTTTTTCCTAACGGAAATAAAGAAAGTAGAACCTGGCTGGTAAACCCTGAGATGGAAATCCCTAAAGAGGTTATCGATATTCACGGTATTTCAAATGAAAAAGTGGCCAACGAACCTACTTTTAAAGAATTATCTAAGCAAGTTTACGATATGATTAAAGGTTGCGATTTAGGAGGTTATAACTCGAACCGATTTGATATTCCGCTTCTTGCTGAAGAATTATTACGTGCAGATATCGATTTTGATATGAAGAATATGTTGGCTGTAGACGTTCAAACCATATTCCATAAAAAAGAACAGCGAACTTTAGCAGCCGCCTTTAAATTTTACTGCGGAAAAGATCTTATCGATGCGCACAGTGCCGCTGCTGATACTGAAGCTACTTTTGAAGTTTTAAAGTCTCAGCTAGATAGATACGACGATTTAGAAAACGATATCAAATGGTTGTCTAAATATAGTGCTAGAAAAACTTTTGCAGATTTTGCAGGCTTTATCACGTTCAATAAAAAAGGTCAGGAAGTCTTCTCCTTTGGGAAGTATCGTGGCAAACTGGTAGAAGAAGTTTTAGAAAAAGAACCAGGTTATTTTGGCTGGCTTCAAAATGCAGATTTTCCTTTGTACACAAAAAAAGTACTAACGGCGATCAAATTGCGTAAATTAAATACCAAACTTTAA
- a CDS encoding CinA family nicotinamide mononucleotide deamidase-related protein, with translation MNAEIITIGDEILIGQIIDTNSVYIAKSLNKIGVSIHQITSIEDDWDHILDTLKDAQQRADIVIITGGLGPTKDDITKKCLCKFFDDELVQDEKVLAHVEELFEKYIDTPISDLNRMQALVPSKAEVLMNRFGTAPGMWLKKGETIFVSMPGVPYEMKSLMEDEVIPRIIDRFKRPVILHKTVLTYGMGESAIAEKIEAWEDALPSHIRLAYLPNLGKVRLRLSSKGKDLAKMEQEIDEQINSLKNIIGEIIRGIEEEDPIEVQIGNLLKKKNAFLATAESFTGGRLASLFTEYPGSSAFFKGSVVAYATSAKVNILGVPKKLIEEYSVVSTQVACEMAKRVKALYQTDYAIATTGNAGPEKGDSNAQVGTVFIAIATPETVYAKEYSFGNHREKVVGKAVNKSLELILDEIYALK, from the coding sequence ATGAACGCAGAAATTATAACCATTGGCGATGAAATTCTTATCGGCCAAATTATCGATACTAATTCGGTATATATTGCCAAATCGCTTAATAAAATAGGCGTAAGTATTCATCAAATAACTTCTATAGAAGATGATTGGGATCATATTTTAGACACACTCAAAGATGCACAACAAAGAGCAGATATTGTAATTATCACCGGAGGTCTAGGCCCAACAAAAGATGATATTACTAAAAAATGTCTTTGTAAGTTTTTTGATGATGAGTTGGTGCAAGATGAGAAAGTTCTTGCTCACGTAGAGGAGCTTTTTGAGAAATATATAGACACTCCAATTTCAGATTTAAATAGAATGCAAGCTTTAGTTCCTTCTAAAGCTGAAGTGCTTATGAATAGGTTTGGCACTGCTCCAGGAATGTGGCTTAAAAAAGGTGAAACAATCTTTGTATCCATGCCTGGTGTTCCTTACGAGATGAAATCTTTAATGGAGGACGAAGTGATTCCACGAATTATAGATCGATTTAAAAGACCGGTGATTTTGCACAAAACCGTACTTACCTACGGAATGGGGGAAAGCGCAATTGCTGAAAAGATTGAAGCCTGGGAAGATGCTTTGCCTTCGCATATTCGTTTAGCCTATTTGCCAAATCTTGGTAAAGTACGTTTAAGGCTGAGTTCAAAAGGAAAGGATCTTGCCAAAATGGAGCAAGAGATTGATGAGCAGATAAATTCTTTAAAAAATATTATTGGAGAGATTATAAGAGGAATTGAAGAAGAAGATCCAATAGAAGTTCAAATTGGTAATTTACTGAAGAAAAAAAATGCTTTCTTAGCTACTGCTGAAAGTTTTACCGGTGGGAGATTAGCCTCATTATTTACAGAGTATCCTGGATCTTCAGCCTTTTTTAAAGGTAGTGTGGTAGCTTACGCAACTTCAGCGAAGGTGAATATTTTAGGAGTTCCCAAAAAACTTATTGAAGAATATTCCGTAGTTAGTACTCAGGTGGCTTGTGAAATGGCAAAAAGAGTAAAAGCTTTATACCAAACCGATTATGCGATCGCAACCACCGGCAATGCGGGTCCCGAGAAGGGGGATAGCAATGCTCAGGTAGGTACGGTTTTTATAGCGATAGCCACTCCAGAAACTGTTTACGCAAAAGAATATAGCTTTGGAAACCATCGTGAAAAGGTCGTTGGAAAGGCTGTAAATAAAAGCTTAGAGCTCATAT
- a CDS encoding carboxypeptidase-like regulatory domain-containing protein: protein MRPLFTVFLFISVSSFAQTIRAVGQVVDTKTLEPLPYVNIVLEEARKGISTDEKGRYTFVIKDISDKTEAKFSYVGYQSKYVKLKDLKGKIVKLSPSIDGLAEVYLYTIQNKKTKRINDFRIGESIGLGNFSGGQYPSIVARYYEKPAKFEEGCFIKQIEVRYFSVEETLYGNAKYRLRIMAVDQNGKPSYDLLSDGIIIEKAPNQFKTKIDMLPYKIPVPESGFFVAVEHLFIKENSYYEKKDYRVNDTIIYKNVELRKYGPVFKGVLEEYSPNFSSYYKDTSGWRKMNTLDNSNDAFSGKLPVPAFKIILTD from the coding sequence ATGCGTCCCCTTTTCACTGTATTTTTATTTATTTCTGTTAGCAGTTTTGCGCAGACAATTAGAGCAGTAGGGCAGGTGGTAGATACTAAAACATTAGAACCTTTACCTTACGTTAATATTGTTTTGGAAGAAGCAAGAAAAGGAATTTCCACCGACGAAAAAGGAAGGTATACTTTTGTAATAAAGGATATTTCAGATAAGACTGAAGCCAAATTTAGTTATGTTGGTTACCAATCTAAATACGTTAAATTAAAAGATTTAAAAGGGAAGATTGTTAAGTTATCGCCATCAATAGATGGTTTGGCTGAGGTCTATTTATATACGATTCAGAATAAAAAAACAAAGAGGATCAACGATTTTAGAATCGGGGAATCAATAGGTTTGGGAAACTTTAGCGGCGGTCAATATCCAAGTATCGTGGCCAGATATTATGAGAAACCTGCTAAATTTGAAGAGGGGTGTTTTATAAAACAAATTGAAGTACGATATTTTTCAGTAGAAGAAACACTTTACGGAAACGCAAAGTATCGTTTGCGAATTATGGCTGTAGATCAAAATGGAAAGCCATCTTATGATCTTTTAAGTGATGGTATAATTATAGAAAAAGCACCAAATCAATTTAAGACAAAAATTGATATGCTTCCTTATAAAATTCCTGTTCCGGAAAGTGGTTTTTTTGTAGCTGTAGAGCATCTTTTTATAAAGGAGAATAGTTATTACGAAAAGAAAGATTATCGTGTAAATGATACGATAATTTATAAAAACGTAGAATTACGAAAATACGGGCCAGTTTTTAAAGGAGTTTTAGAAGAGTATTCTCCTAATTTTAGCTCATATTACAAAGACACCAGTGGTTGGAGGAAAATGAATACTTTAGATAATTCGAATGATGCATTTTCAGGCAAATTACCTGTACCAGCATTCAAAATTATATTAACAGATTAA
- a CDS encoding fumarylacetoacetate hydrolase family protein — protein MKLICIGRNYTDHIAELENEKPDDPVVFQKPDTAILLKKQPFFIPDFSNDVHYEVELLVKIVRVGKHIQPKFAHKYYNEIGLGIDFTARDLQSQLKAKGLPWEKAKGFDGAAVIGEKWLDKNQFSDLNNINFSLKKNEEIVQKGNTSLMLWKIDELISYISKYFTLKIGDVIFTGTPAGVGPVAPEDQLTGFIENEEIFSINIK, from the coding sequence ATGAAGCTTATTTGCATAGGTAGAAATTACACCGATCATATTGCTGAATTGGAAAATGAAAAGCCAGATGATCCGGTGGTATTTCAGAAACCAGATACGGCGATATTGTTAAAAAAACAGCCATTTTTTATTCCAGATTTTTCTAATGATGTGCATTACGAAGTAGAGCTTTTGGTTAAAATTGTACGTGTAGGGAAACATATTCAGCCTAAATTTGCTCATAAATACTATAACGAGATAGGCTTAGGAATAGATTTTACTGCAAGAGACCTTCAATCTCAATTAAAGGCAAAAGGCCTTCCGTGGGAAAAAGCAAAAGGTTTTGATGGAGCAGCAGTGATAGGAGAAAAATGGTTGGATAAAAATCAATTTTCAGATTTAAATAATATTAATTTCAGCTTAAAGAAGAACGAAGAAATTGTTCAAAAAGGTAATACTTCGTTGATGTTGTGGAAGATTGATGAACTAATTTCTTATATTTCAAAATACTTTACCCTTAAGATCGGTGATGTGATCTTTACCGGTACGCCCGCAGGAGTTGGGCCAGTGGCTCCAGAAGATCAGTTAACAGGTTTTATTGAAAATGAAGAAATTTTCTCTATAAATATCAAATAA
- a CDS encoding Hpt domain-containing protein: MSTYNLKDVEEMADGDQDFLLVVVQTFLEEVPPDAAAMNEAIANGNATLAYRYAHKMKPNLKLFGLDLMPQITTIEHWSKQGKNNEDVPEAGSIITTKVDQVCKELKEDFNL; the protein is encoded by the coding sequence ATGAGTACCTATAATCTAAAAGATGTTGAAGAAATGGCAGATGGCGATCAGGATTTTCTACTGGTTGTTGTGCAAACATTTCTTGAAGAAGTTCCGCCAGATGCAGCCGCGATGAATGAAGCTATAGCTAACGGTAATGCAACGCTGGCTTATAGATATGCTCACAAAATGAAACCAAACCTTAAATTGTTTGGCTTAGATCTAATGCCACAAATCACAACTATAGAGCATTGGTCTAAACAAGGAAAAAATAATGAAGATGTACCAGAGGCAGGTAGCATTATAACTACCAAGGTCGATCAGGTATGTAAAGAATTAAAAGAAGATTTTAATCTGTAA